From the Eremothecium cymbalariae DBVPG#7215 chromosome 6, complete sequence genome, one window contains:
- the MER1 gene encoding Mer1p (similar to Ashbya gossypii ABL173C), which yields MNGLKRHPLEEISNFPLEAFENTKDPSYTVQQTTEKGVLVQESCGEVILKDSYDSLFREVSTKVNIKISKIVAKLPKVAHIVVRRWAARDGISKRCLRLSTDTKENSACISAYDTNNALLSFQDLDIELLQLLSNLKCVSIILPPMVLAQVQSGCITLETNFQIWADTLRITTRPNELIKDLYTLVSSEFYSIDALPIDQPALDLSTASTLYSRITSVPDIITEELELNKPQISFLIGENGVRIEHIKQTSYVIIKVLPIKNKLHTQDIKNPASVHQNVTITGELYCVAKALAAIHAYIDLYNMNLKHKF from the coding sequence ATGAATGGTCTGAAGAGGCATCCATTAGAAGAAATTTCAAACTTTCCATTGgaagcttttgaaaataccAAAGACCCTTCATACACTGTCCAACAAACAACTGAAAAGGGTGTCTTGGTTCAAGAAAGCTGTGGTGAAGTTATTTTGAAGGACAGCTATGACAGCTTGTTTCGCGAAGTCTCTACAAAAGTTAACAtaaaaatttccaaaatagTAGCCAAGTTGCCAAAGGTAGCACATATAGTGGTCAGAAGATGGGCTGCAAGGGACGGTATATCCAAAAGATGCCTTCGTCTCTCTACTGATACCAAGGAGAATTCCGCCTGTATTTCGGCCTATGACACAAATAATGCCCTTTTATCATTTCAGGATTTGGACATTGAGCTTTTACAGCTCCTGAGTAACCTGAAATGTGTATCAATAATCCTTCCACCCATGGTGCTAGCGCAAGTACAATCTGGATGCATCACGTTAGAAacaaattttcaaatatgggCAGACACCCTGCGAATAACAACAAGACCCAATGAATTAATCAAAGACCTATATACGCTGGTATCCTCTGAATTCTATTCAATCGATGCTTTACCCATTGACCAACCTGCATTGGATTTATCAACTGCGTCAACGTTATATTCGCGTATCACATCTGTTCCTGACATAATCACAGAAGAGCTCGAATTAAACAAACCACAGATATCCTTCTTGATTGGAGAAAACGGAGTTCGAATAGAGCATATCAAACAGACCTCATACGTTATAATTAAAGTGCTACCTATAAAAAACAAGCTACATACCCAGGATATCAAGAATCCGGCGTCTGTACATCAGAACGTTACAATAACTGGCGAATTATACTGCGTAGCAAAGGCATTGGCCGCAATCCATGCCTACATAGACCTATACAACATGAACCTGAAGCACAAGTTTTGA